Proteins from a genomic interval of Nostoc sp. PCC 7120 = FACHB-418:
- a CDS encoding DUF6527 family protein, with translation MFLRGVIRRLLIWLRFLPQPDLSARIVPTHPAPENIKPGEILVVGDAEYQKWACFRCPGGCGENILLSLNQKRHPCWAIAIDSLGRPTLNPSVRQLNECHCHFWVRQGVVEWCADSGQK, from the coding sequence ATGTTTCTTCGCGGTGTAATTAGGCGGCTGTTAATCTGGCTACGTTTTCTTCCCCAGCCAGACTTATCAGCACGGATAGTTCCAACACATCCTGCACCTGAGAATATAAAACCAGGGGAGATTTTAGTCGTTGGTGATGCTGAATATCAGAAATGGGCTTGTTTTCGTTGCCCTGGAGGATGTGGTGAAAATATTTTGCTGTCTTTGAATCAAAAGCGGCATCCTTGCTGGGCGATCGCCATTGATTCGTTGGGACGACCAACACTTAATCCTTCTGTTAGGCAGCTTAACGAATGCCACTGCCACTTTTGGGTGCGTCAGGGAGTTGTTGAATGGTGCGCTGATTCAGGACAGAAATAA